A region of the Clostridium estertheticum subsp. estertheticum genome:
TCTCAGCTTTTATACACTCATTTTCTGATAACAAAGGAAAATAATAATATGTTTTTTTATCTTTTTTATCTATGTTGTAACCTAAAACTTCTTTTTTGACTAAACGATTTATTAAAGTTCTAATAGTATTTGCCTTCCAATCTGTCCTTTTACTTAAGGCATCAACAATCTCATTTGCAGTGCAGGTAGGATTTCCCCAAATGCACTTCATTACTTCCCATTCTGAATTTGATATTTTAGAGGCGTCAGCCATTTCTTCATCACCCTTTATATTAAAGTTTATATATTACATCTGTAATATGTACTACAAATATATATTACAGCTGTAATATATATTTGTCAATATAAGTTATAAATATATTTTTATAGTTAATAGGTTAATAGGTTAGTAGTTAAGATGATGAAACAAAGTATGAGGAAGCATTGTTATAGAGTATAATTAATTAAAACTATGCGAGAGGAGATATGTTATGTTTGGAGAAAGAATTAATATAATATAATTTTTAGGGAATGTAAATATAAGAGGTAGTAAAGATATGGCATACAAACTTATAATGGGGAGTGATTATAAATTAAAGAGGCAATTGATTTTCTAAAAGATCTTTTAAAAATTAATAGTAGCAATCCACCTGGTAATGAGATAATGGTAGCGATGGCTATTGCAAAACAGTTAAGGGAAAGTGGTATTGAATCCACAATACAGTCGGTTGGTGACAATCGTGCCAATTTGATTGCTAGGATAAAGGGAACAGGACATAAAAAAAGTTTAGTTTTTTGCGGTCATATGGATACTGTGTCAGTGGGAGAAATCCCATGGGAACATGAACCATTTGG
Encoded here:
- a CDS encoding BlaI/MecI/CopY family transcriptional regulator produces the protein MADASKISNSEWEVMKCIWGNPTCTANEIVDALSKRTDWKANTIRTLINRLVKKEVLGYNIDKKDKKTYYYFPLLSENECIKAESESFINRVFNGSLNGMIANFLNESKLSDEEIKELKNILDKKKG